In Desulfosediminicola ganghwensis, a single window of DNA contains:
- a CDS encoding response regulator, which produces MALTIALVEDDNMLRANYTQALEREGYQVVSYASRPEAETAFNSQLPDMAILDVMLHDEKEGGFELCRQLRQLSPTIPIIFLTARDSDLDRVSGLRLGAWDYLTKNTTTLDFLPVRISSLFKMVDSLQSTMNVQESVVQTGELRIVEERKQVFWRDQQLNLTLTEYWLLLSLARRPGHVKSHDQLMEAANVVVTNNAITAHIRRIRDKFQEVDGDFDAIRTEYGMGYRWQV; this is translated from the coding sequence ATGGCGTTAACCATCGCACTCGTAGAAGACGACAATATGCTCAGGGCCAACTATACCCAGGCACTGGAACGTGAAGGCTACCAAGTAGTAAGCTACGCAAGCAGACCTGAGGCGGAAACCGCCTTCAACAGTCAGCTCCCGGACATGGCCATCCTCGATGTAATGCTGCATGACGAGAAGGAAGGTGGCTTCGAACTCTGCAGGCAGCTCCGCCAGCTCTCCCCCACTATCCCCATAATCTTCCTCACCGCCCGTGATTCAGATCTGGACAGGGTTTCCGGACTCAGGCTCGGGGCCTGGGATTATCTGACCAAAAACACCACCACTCTCGACTTTCTGCCGGTACGGATCTCATCTCTTTTCAAAATGGTTGACTCACTGCAATCAACCATGAACGTGCAGGAGTCTGTGGTGCAGACCGGCGAACTGCGCATCGTTGAAGAACGCAAACAGGTATTCTGGAGAGATCAGCAACTGAACCTCACCCTCACCGAATACTGGTTGCTGCTGTCGCTCGCCAGACGCCCCGGGCACGTGAAGTCCCATGACCAGCTGATGGAAGCCGCCAATGTGGTTGTCACCAACAACGCGATTACCGCCCATATTCGCCGCATCCGCGATAAATTCCAGGAGGTCGATGGCGATTTCGATGCCATTCGCACGGAGTATGGCATGGGGTATCGCTGGCAGGTATAG
- a CDS encoding ATP-binding protein produces the protein MRFSLRIKLTLVALLLLIIPLIGFRFSEIITRDLVESREETLLFSARSVASALAGRTGLLDQELFHSLNQSRDLYLFQLTNPIRLNGKSDDWMPQLLEAEAFAEEHLLRSTVPYRYDSLHFKHMLGVRGEYVYAIFIVTDDKVIYRPPHSLGIARADHLQIGIEDQNGKLHRYVVSTTKPGWVNGYLMPENPADSLPIKLERRIQGVWAETLDGYVIELRIPRDLIGDRFAFAIADVDDPVSREVTTLIGTANPESPEKLGWLLSPSKTIESILSSLDRPQSRILIVDSNQRVRASHGNLNPEAEQPDIKNSNLIGRVSDGIFAVLEPLYKLFTTPFTDEFKTPVAMPTTLDISGVKEALQGKESISRYRIAEGQVEIMAAIAPLTEDRKIVGAVVVEQTTNSILALQNKVIEESLSFSILAFCIGGFGLLFFASRLSSRIRLLRNQAAGAITDTGQINNTLQPSRARDEIGDLSRTLNSMLHQLKEQSDYRETMADNLEHEMRTPLAGISASLKNISGEIENPPERIRNYLEWALSDVMRLEQLLGAIRDATSLQEALNRDTHEVFNLHQGMQVWLEHSWRPAFPETEFIYQHHGQDIMVLGDPGHIRQLLDKLIENGVSFHAEGTAIEIGLGLSISEKEVILTVANQGPTIAEEMRGQIFNTMVSRRAKSDTKPHLGLGLYVARTITVHHGGTISVNNLTDGRTGVVFTIQLPLVQ, from the coding sequence ATGCGCTTTTCGTTGCGGATCAAACTGACTTTAGTGGCTTTATTGCTGCTCATCATTCCCCTGATCGGTTTTCGCTTTTCCGAGATCATTACCCGTGATCTGGTAGAAAGTCGGGAGGAGACATTGCTCTTTTCCGCGCGTTCGGTGGCCTCCGCTCTCGCCGGTCGTACCGGCCTGCTGGATCAAGAGCTGTTTCACTCGCTGAACCAGAGCCGCGATCTCTATCTCTTCCAGCTCACCAACCCCATCCGCCTCAATGGCAAGAGCGATGACTGGATGCCTCAACTGCTTGAGGCTGAAGCATTTGCCGAAGAGCATCTGCTTCGCTCTACGGTCCCCTATCGCTATGATTCACTGCACTTCAAACATATGCTCGGCGTTCGCGGCGAATACGTCTATGCCATCTTTATTGTCACCGATGACAAGGTCATCTACAGGCCTCCGCACTCTCTGGGTATCGCCAGGGCCGACCATTTGCAGATAGGCATTGAAGATCAAAACGGAAAACTTCACCGCTATGTGGTTTCCACCACCAAACCAGGCTGGGTGAACGGCTACCTGATGCCGGAAAACCCCGCCGACTCCCTGCCGATAAAACTCGAACGCCGAATCCAGGGTGTGTGGGCCGAAACGCTTGATGGCTACGTGATAGAGTTGCGTATCCCCCGCGACCTTATCGGTGACCGGTTCGCCTTCGCAATCGCCGACGTGGATGATCCGGTAAGCCGCGAAGTAACCACCCTGATCGGTACCGCAAACCCGGAGAGCCCAGAAAAGCTCGGTTGGCTTCTCTCTCCCTCGAAAACCATTGAATCAATCCTGAGCTCCCTCGACCGCCCTCAATCGCGCATCCTTATCGTGGATAGCAACCAGCGGGTACGTGCCAGTCACGGCAACCTCAACCCTGAAGCTGAACAACCCGACATTAAAAACAGCAACCTGATAGGCAGGGTGAGTGATGGTATCTTCGCCGTACTCGAGCCACTCTATAAACTCTTTACCACCCCATTCACCGACGAATTCAAGACACCGGTGGCAATGCCTACCACTCTCGATATCAGCGGGGTAAAAGAGGCACTGCAGGGAAAAGAGAGCATCAGCAGATACCGGATCGCCGAAGGTCAGGTTGAAATAATGGCTGCCATTGCACCACTCACCGAAGACCGGAAAATAGTCGGTGCGGTCGTGGTGGAACAAACCACAAACTCCATCCTGGCGCTCCAGAACAAAGTCATCGAGGAGTCGCTCAGCTTTTCCATTCTGGCATTTTGTATCGGCGGATTCGGCCTGCTCTTTTTCGCCTCGCGGCTCTCTTCCAGAATCAGGCTTCTTAGAAACCAGGCGGCCGGTGCCATTACCGATACCGGGCAGATCAACAACACTCTCCAGCCAAGCCGTGCCCGTGATGAAATAGGTGATCTCTCCCGTACCCTCAACTCAATGCTCCACCAGCTCAAAGAGCAGAGCGACTACCGGGAAACCATGGCCGATAACCTTGAGCACGAGATGCGCACGCCACTTGCCGGTATCTCGGCTTCTTTGAAAAACATCAGTGGTGAAATCGAAAACCCGCCGGAGAGGATACGTAATTACCTGGAATGGGCCCTAAGTGACGTAATGCGGCTGGAGCAGCTGCTCGGTGCCATTCGTGATGCCACCAGCCTGCAGGAAGCGCTCAATCGCGATACCCACGAGGTATTCAACCTCCATCAGGGGATGCAGGTCTGGCTTGAGCACAGCTGGCGACCGGCTTTTCCTGAGACTGAATTTATCTACCAGCATCATGGCCAGGATATTATGGTGCTCGGTGACCCGGGGCATATCAGGCAGCTCCTCGACAAACTCATCGAAAACGGGGTGAGCTTTCACGCCGAGGGAACGGCAATTGAGATCGGGTTGGGCCTGAGTATCAGCGAAAAAGAGGTCATTCTCACCGTTGCCAATCAAGGACCCACCATAGCCGAAGAGATGCGGGGTCAGATCTTTAACACCATGGTATCACGCCGGGCCAAGAGCGATACCAAGCCACATCTGGGACTTGGCCTCTATGTAGCCCGCACAATTACGGTGCATCACGGAGGAACGATCAGTGTGAATAACCTGACGGATGGTCGTACGGGCGTAGTGTTCACCATCCAACTGCCATTGGTACAATAA
- a CDS encoding marine proteobacterial sortase target protein, whose translation MKRKGPTLTQKEIENAVTDPGNLMLLVYTVLIGLILLGSGFLYAGEARSAESQEGQGSEFNLEEISEGKLLVPGQDGNVVSALKLSQKVIISISGVASRVTVIQEFVNNSPDWVEGVYVFPLPAESAVDHLKMVIGEREVVGEIKEKEQARKIYEKAKGEGRKTSLLSQNRPNIFTTRLANIGPGEKIVIEIEYQQTVQYRDQTFSIRFPMAMTPRYIPGKPVNREEASEIGFSEEGWAVNTDQVPDALEITPPMVVAGVEGQQEFIPTVELEVDLASGFPLSRVESLYHEMYDVELAENHHMLSFTGIVFADHDFVLEWQPAKAADATAALLTERPEGDENSFMLLMLMPPENLKSAGETRHVPREAVYILDVSGSMSGPPIRQAKVALARALDKLQPKDRFNIISFNNTARKLFTDSVAANSGNITIAKEYLNTLRADGGTEMKLALEMALNVGDSAGRGDRVRQVIFMTDGAIGNESELFALINSELGRSRLFTVGIGSAPNSHFMTRAAKIGRGSYTYIGNLGEVGQRIDELFIRLENPVLTNITIEPLDEKGNSVEAVEFLSYPHPVPDLYLGEPLQVAMRMDSDWKKIRVSGTRLGERWQYVIDVSRGAGRAGIATLWARKKIADEMESLALGKDENEVRQAILETALEHHLVSKYTSLVAVDKEISRPRHEVLKKEAVPTPAPKTFQFAGNQYGDAVFAGSAKTGTASNLHLLVGFLLMLIAAGVHIIRRRIWVK comes from the coding sequence ATGAAAAGAAAAGGACCGACACTGACACAAAAAGAAATTGAAAACGCGGTAACAGACCCGGGCAATCTGATGTTGCTGGTGTATACCGTATTGATTGGGCTGATCCTGCTTGGCAGTGGCTTTCTCTACGCCGGGGAGGCGCGGTCTGCCGAATCACAGGAGGGGCAGGGGAGCGAGTTCAATCTGGAGGAAATCAGCGAGGGAAAGCTCCTGGTGCCGGGGCAGGATGGCAATGTAGTCTCGGCACTGAAACTGAGCCAGAAGGTGATAATCAGTATCAGCGGTGTTGCCTCAAGGGTGACGGTGATTCAGGAGTTCGTCAACAACAGCCCTGACTGGGTGGAGGGTGTTTATGTCTTTCCATTGCCGGCGGAGAGTGCTGTTGACCATTTGAAAATGGTAATCGGAGAACGAGAGGTCGTTGGCGAAATAAAGGAGAAGGAGCAGGCCCGAAAAATCTATGAAAAAGCGAAAGGTGAGGGACGAAAGACCTCGCTTTTGTCTCAGAACAGACCAAATATCTTCACCACCCGGCTGGCCAATATCGGCCCGGGTGAGAAGATTGTGATTGAAATAGAATACCAGCAGACAGTGCAGTATCGTGACCAGACTTTCTCCATCAGGTTTCCAATGGCCATGACTCCCCGTTACATCCCCGGCAAACCTGTGAACCGGGAAGAGGCTTCAGAAATCGGTTTTTCAGAAGAAGGCTGGGCGGTCAATACAGATCAGGTGCCGGACGCTCTTGAGATCACCCCGCCAATGGTTGTGGCAGGTGTGGAAGGGCAACAGGAGTTTATCCCGACTGTTGAGCTGGAGGTAGATCTTGCAAGCGGCTTCCCTCTCTCCCGGGTGGAGAGTCTTTACCATGAGATGTACGATGTCGAGTTGGCCGAAAATCATCATATGCTCTCATTTACCGGAATCGTTTTTGCTGATCATGACTTTGTGCTCGAGTGGCAACCGGCAAAAGCCGCGGATGCGACTGCAGCGCTGTTGACAGAAAGGCCGGAGGGTGATGAGAACAGCTTTATGCTGTTGATGCTGATGCCGCCCGAAAACCTGAAATCAGCCGGTGAGACCAGACATGTTCCACGTGAAGCGGTCTATATCCTTGATGTTTCGGGGTCGATGTCCGGGCCTCCAATCCGCCAGGCTAAAGTGGCACTCGCCAGGGCCCTGGATAAGCTGCAACCCAAAGACCGCTTTAACATCATCAGCTTTAACAATACGGCCAGAAAGCTTTTCACTGATTCAGTGGCAGCAAACTCCGGTAATATCACCATTGCCAAAGAGTACCTGAACACTCTGCGGGCCGATGGCGGCACCGAGATGAAACTTGCCCTGGAAATGGCATTGAACGTTGGCGATTCGGCTGGCAGGGGAGATCGGGTTCGCCAGGTGATCTTTATGACAGATGGAGCCATCGGCAATGAGTCTGAACTGTTTGCGCTGATCAATTCAGAGCTGGGTAGGTCGCGTCTTTTCACGGTGGGCATCGGTTCAGCACCGAACAGCCACTTCATGACCCGGGCGGCTAAAATCGGGCGCGGGAGCTACACCTATATCGGCAATCTCGGTGAGGTCGGCCAGCGCATCGACGAGTTGTTCATAAGGCTTGAAAACCCGGTATTAACCAATATCACCATAGAACCACTGGATGAAAAAGGTAATTCCGTTGAAGCAGTTGAGTTTCTGAGTTACCCGCATCCAGTGCCGGATCTCTACCTTGGTGAACCGCTGCAGGTGGCGATGCGTATGGATAGTGACTGGAAAAAGATACGGGTTTCCGGAACCCGGCTTGGAGAACGGTGGCAGTATGTGATCGATGTGAGCAGGGGGGCAGGCAGGGCAGGAATTGCTACCCTCTGGGCCAGAAAGAAGATCGCCGACGAGATGGAATCGCTTGCGCTGGGAAAAGATGAAAATGAGGTCAGGCAGGCAATTCTCGAAACAGCTCTCGAGCACCATCTGGTCTCAAAGTACACCAGCCTGGTGGCAGTGGATAAAGAGATCTCACGCCCCCGGCATGAGGTGCTGAAAAAAGAAGCTGTACCAACTCCGGCACCGAAAACCTTTCAATTCGCCGGTAACCAGTATGGTGACGCTGTTTTTGCGGGAAGTGCAAAAACAGGGACTGCTTCAAACCTGCACCTGCTGGTTGGTTTCCTGTTGATGCTGATTGCCGCGGGAGTGCACATCATTCGGAGGAGGATATGGGTAAAATGA